A stretch of the Apteryx mantelli isolate bAptMan1 chromosome 3, bAptMan1.hap1, whole genome shotgun sequence genome encodes the following:
- the LOC106497932 gene encoding T-cell activation Rho GTPase-activating protein-like, translated as MKVLSSCNTSKTLNAGNMESLIECQSEAEVKKCPLLVPSDIEEGLCHLMADGTKKRKKVISWPFALRRTSTNGDCPEQLDSGLKIPLFGQPLAIICEEDERLPQPVQDLLAILYREGPSTEGIFRKAANEKARKELKEDLNKGGNVDLESKSVHLLAVVLKDFLRNIPSKLLLADLYERWMLALEKPSKQEKIEGLKEVADKLPRPNLLLLKHLLAVLHHISQNAETNRMDSSNLAICVGPNLLSSDTDNTLPLEVQKEMNDKVTVLVEFLIDNCAAMFGEDMALPFSPLAEESWEHTGNSAEHPRATQQSGSAHDSPEPEAECGPHTSEMEQPKARSTSMSRRYPTCVSAPSLPHFTNDVSTMDRRYSEPDLSFQNCLEGRIRHQKLTKSEDNFPARQGQLRLENKALEKRLSVLPSQLSDDSLPTTSSSCSLESSFSGSEGSVFISSPLDSPTSPQKNFLNRPQSFSAKPTENSSTPSREIKKHSMSFSFANRRKTLTKTQSWGPGKNMAFPRDSFTMKGRQLSCRIMQGSRPDENKPLPVGYQQRSRFRSADEVFREVDQRNPGRPPSYEEATKSCLFTQVPSYSLTVQTMRSTMSKQDALPAYPCNSCAQDIAYMAPRDLLSDRVSAGKDSEGETATCNVAVGVNSRVSLPVTPGVYRLRAMSESYQKNKHEYVARRCSQPIFEVDQIQYAKESYV; from the exons ATGAAAGTGTTAAGCAGCTGTAATACC TCAAAGACACTAAATGCTGGGAACATGGAGAGCTTGATTGAGTGCCAGTCAGAG GCTGAGGTCAAGAAATGCCCCCTCTTGGTCCCATCAGATATTGAAGAGGGACTTTGCCACTTGATGG CAGATggaactaaaaaaagaaagaaggtgaTATCATGGCCATTTGCTCTGCGACGAACCTCTACCAATGGAGACTGTCCAGAGCAGCTGGATTCTGGCCTCAAGATCCCTCTCTTTGGCCAGCCTCTGGCAATTATTTGTGAGGAAGACGAGAGACTGCCCCAACCagtccag GATCTCCTGGCTATTTTGTATAGGGAAGGCCCTTCCACTGAGGGGATCTTCAGAAAAGCTGCCAACGAGAAAGCCCGCAAGGAGTTGAAGGAGGACCTGAACAAAGGCGGGAATGTTGATCTGGAGAGCAAATCTGTGCACCTCTTGGCAGTGGTCTTGAAG GACTTCCTCCGAAATATCCCCTCCAAACTCCTGTTGGCCGACCTGTATGAGAGGTGGATGCTAGCTCTGGAGAAGCCAAGCAAGCAGGAAAAAATCGAAGGCTTGAAAGA AGTGGCTGACAAACTGCCCAGGCCAAATCTCCTCTTGCTCAAGCACTTGCTTGCTGTGCTCCACCACATCAGCCAAAACGCAGAGACCAACAGGATGGACTCCAGCAACCTTGCAATCTGCGTTGGGCCAAACTTGCTGAGCTCAGACACGGACAACACGCTCCCGCTGGAAGTGCAGAAAGAGATGAATGACAAG GTGACGGTGTTGGTGGAGTTCCTCATAGACAACTGCGCAGCAATGTTTGGGGAGGACATGGCCTTGCCTTTCAGCCCTTTGGCCGAGGAGTCCTGGGAGCACACAGGCAATTCTGCAG AACACCCACGGGCTACTCAGCAGAGCGGTTCTGCCCATGATAGCCCAGAGCCTGAAGCTGAATGTGGCCCCCATACCTCTGAGATGGAGCAGCCCAAAGCGAGAAGCACCAGCATGAGCAGAAGATATCCAACATGCGTCTCTGCCCCTTCGCTGCCTCACTTTACAAATGATGTCAGCACGATGGACAGGAGGTACTCAGAGCCAGACCTGTCCTTCCAGAACTGCTTAGAAGGCAGGATAAGGCACCAGAAGCTAACCAAAAGCGAGGACAATTTTCCTGCTCGGCAGGGACAGCTCAGGTTGGAGAACAAGGCACTGGAAAAACGGCTTTCAGTCTTGCCCTCACAATTATCAGACGACTCGCTACCCACAACATCTTCCAGTTGCTCTCTGGAGAGCTCCTTTTCTGGTTCTGAGGGCTCAGTTTTCATCAGCTCCCCATTAGATTCACCAACTAGTCCCCAGAAAAACTTTTTAAATAGGCCCCAGTCTTTTTCAGCCAAGCCCACGGAGAACAGCAGCACACCTAGCAGAGAGATCAAAAAGCACTCCATGTCCTTCTCTTTTGCAAATCGCAGGAAAACACTAACAAAAACCCAGAGTTGGGGGCCTGGAAAAAACATGGCTTTTCCAAGAGACAGCTTCACAATGAAAGGAaggcagctctcctgcagaaTTATGCAGGGAAGCAGGCCTGATGAGaacaagccattgcctgtgggGTATCAGCAAAGGTCCCGTTTCAGGTCAGCTGATGAAGTGTTTAGAGAGGTGGACCAGAGGAATCCTGGAAGACCACCCTCTTATGAAGAGGCTACGAAAAGCTGCCTGTTCACTCAAGTTCCCTCCTACAGTCTTACAGTTCAAACTATGAGATCAACGATGTCAAAGCAGGATGCTTTGCCAGCCTATCCATGCAACAGCTGTGCACAGGACATAGCATATATGGCTCCAAGGGATCTACTCAGTGACCGAGTTTCTGCAGGGAAGGATTCTGAGGGAGAAACTGCAACCTGCAATGTTGCTGTTGGAGTAAACTCTCGTGTGAGTTTACCTGTGACTCCTGGAGTTTATCGGCTGAGAGCCATGTCTGAATCCTATCAAAAGAACAAACATGAGTACGTGGCTCGGCGGTGCAGCCAGCCCATTTTTGAAGTAGACCAGATCCAGTATGCAAAAGAGTCCTATGTTTAA